The following proteins are encoded in a genomic region of Streptomyces collinus Tu 365:
- a CDS encoding acyl-CoA desaturase, which produces MTSSSDVIDEARSANDTSTPSATLGGEQKRSIEQITLLLFITVPFLALVAAVPLAWGWGVSWLDLGLLVFFYFLGCHGITIGFHRYFTHGSFKAKRPLRIALAIMGSLAVEGPLVRWVADHRRHHKFSDAEGDPHSPWRFGETVPALLKGLWWAHIAWMFDEEQTPQEKYAPDLIRDGAIRAISRQFVLWTVVSLTLPPLIGGLVTMSWWGAFTAFFWGSLVRVALLHHVTWSINSICHAVGKRPFKSRDRSGNVWWLAVLSCGESWHNLHHADPTSARHGVMRGQIDSSARFIRWFELLGWAYDVRWPSRSRIDSRRNTGEDGSRRRKQAVEPA; this is translated from the coding sequence ATGACGTCAAGTTCCGATGTGATCGACGAAGCCCGTTCGGCCAACGACACCTCCACCCCTTCCGCCACGCTGGGCGGCGAGCAGAAGCGTTCGATCGAGCAGATCACGCTGCTCCTGTTCATCACCGTGCCGTTCCTGGCACTGGTGGCGGCCGTGCCGCTGGCCTGGGGCTGGGGGGTGAGCTGGCTCGATCTGGGCCTGCTGGTGTTCTTCTACTTCCTGGGGTGCCACGGCATCACGATCGGTTTCCACCGGTACTTCACCCATGGCTCGTTCAAGGCGAAGCGGCCGTTGCGGATCGCTCTGGCGATCATGGGGTCGCTGGCGGTCGAGGGCCCGCTGGTGCGCTGGGTGGCGGACCACCGCAGGCACCACAAGTTCTCCGACGCGGAGGGTGATCCTCACTCACCGTGGCGGTTCGGGGAGACGGTGCCGGCGCTGCTGAAGGGCCTGTGGTGGGCGCACATCGCCTGGATGTTCGACGAGGAGCAGACGCCGCAGGAGAAGTACGCGCCGGATCTGATCAGGGACGGTGCGATCCGGGCGATCTCCCGGCAGTTCGTGCTGTGGACGGTGGTGTCGCTGACGCTGCCTCCGCTGATCGGCGGGCTGGTCACGATGTCGTGGTGGGGCGCGTTCACCGCGTTCTTCTGGGGTTCACTCGTCCGGGTGGCGCTGCTGCACCATGTGACGTGGTCGATCAACTCGATCTGTCACGCGGTGGGCAAGCGGCCGTTCAAGTCGCGGGACCGTTCGGGCAACGTGTGGTGGCTGGCGGTGCTGTCGTGCGGGGAGTCCTGGCACAACCTGCATCACGCGGACCCGACGTCGGCCCGGCACGGGGTGATGCGCGGGCAGATCGACTCCTCGGCGCGTTTCATCCGCTGGTTCGAGCTGCTGGGCTGGGCGTACGACGTGCGCTGGCCGTCACGCTCGCGTATCGATTCGCGTCGTAACACCGGTGAAGACGGCTCTCGGCGCCGGAAGCAGGCCGTTGAACCGGCATGA
- a CDS encoding TetR/AcrR family transcriptional regulator, with product MIDAVATDPSSNPGNDKQRRTRRTRMTGAERRQQLLEIGRTLFAAKGFEGTSVEEIAAKAGVSKPVVYEHFGGKEGLYAVVVDREMRRLLDMVTGSLTAGHPRELCEQAAFALLDYIEEYTDGFRILVRDSPIPQSTGSFASLISDIATQVEDILGREFKSRGFDPKLAPLYAQALVGMVALTGQWWLDVRRPRKAEVAAHLVNLAWHGLDGLEQKPRLIGHRKS from the coding sequence ATGATTGACGCCGTGGCGACCGATCCCAGCAGCAATCCCGGAAATGACAAGCAGCGGCGGACCCGCCGGACGCGTATGACCGGTGCGGAGCGCCGCCAGCAGCTGCTGGAGATCGGTCGCACGCTCTTCGCGGCGAAGGGCTTCGAGGGCACGTCGGTGGAGGAGATCGCGGCGAAGGCCGGGGTGTCCAAGCCGGTGGTGTACGAGCACTTCGGCGGCAAGGAGGGCCTGTACGCGGTGGTGGTGGACCGCGAGATGCGGCGGCTGCTGGACATGGTGACCGGCTCGCTGACCGCGGGGCATCCGCGGGAGCTGTGCGAGCAGGCGGCGTTCGCGCTGCTGGACTACATCGAGGAGTACACGGACGGGTTCCGCATCCTCGTGCGGGACTCGCCCATCCCGCAGTCCACGGGGTCGTTCGCCTCGCTGATCTCCGACATCGCCACCCAGGTGGAGGACATCCTGGGGCGTGAGTTCAAGAGCCGCGGCTTCGACCCGAAGCTGGCCCCGCTGTACGCGCAGGCCCTGGTGGGCATGGTCGCGCTGACGGGGCAGTGGTGGCTGGACGTGCGCCGGCCGCGGAAGGCTGAGGTCGCGGCGCATCTGGTGAACCTGGCGTGGCACGGCCTGGACGGGCTGGAGCAGAAGCCGCGCCTGATCGGACACCGCAAGAGCTGA
- a CDS encoding VOC family protein, translating into MLAALDHVQLAAPPGTEDALRAFYTGALGMTEIPKPPVLAARGGCWFRAGSVQLHVGVERDFRPAKKAHPGLRVTGIDALAARLTAHGAPVTWDDDLPGHRRFYSEDPAGNRLEFLQPH; encoded by the coding sequence ATGCTCGCCGCCCTCGACCACGTACAGCTCGCCGCACCTCCGGGCACGGAGGACGCGCTGCGGGCGTTCTACACCGGCGCACTCGGCATGACCGAGATCCCCAAGCCGCCCGTGCTCGCCGCACGGGGCGGATGCTGGTTCCGGGCCGGATCCGTACAGCTGCACGTGGGGGTCGAACGGGACTTCCGGCCCGCGAAGAAGGCCCACCCCGGGCTGCGGGTGACCGGCATCGACGCCCTGGCCGCCCGGCTCACCGCCCACGGCGCCCCGGTGACCTGGGACGACGACCTGCCCGGCCACCGCCGCTTCTACTCCGAGGACCCCGCCGGCAACCGACTGGAATTCCTCCAGCCCCACTGA
- a CDS encoding trans-aconitate 2-methyltransferase — MTHTKPAWDPAQYLRHAGHRARPFADLLAQVPGLPTDRPRIADLGCGPGNVTVLLTERWPTAHVTGHDNSPAMLDRAHTEHEGPTPGGGRLDFAHADVTTWTPAEPYDLIVSNATLQWVPGHADRFADWIAGLRPGGTFAFQVPDNIDAPLHALMRELAAGPRWQPLLGDVLRATDSVHTPDVYLDRLARLGCATDVWQTTYLHVLQGPDPVLDWVKGTGLRPALTALADDPEARDAFVTEYRDLLRRAYPSAPYGTVMPFRRLFAVATKEA; from the coding sequence ATGACGCACACCAAACCCGCCTGGGACCCCGCCCAGTACCTCCGCCACGCCGGCCACCGCGCCCGCCCCTTCGCCGACCTCCTCGCCCAGGTCCCCGGCCTCCCCACCGACCGCCCCCGCATCGCCGACCTCGGCTGCGGCCCCGGCAACGTCACCGTCCTGCTCACCGAACGCTGGCCCACCGCCCACGTCACCGGCCACGACAACTCACCCGCGATGCTCGACCGCGCCCACACCGAACACGAGGGCCCCACCCCCGGCGGCGGCCGGCTCGACTTCGCCCACGCCGACGTCACCACCTGGACACCCGCCGAGCCGTACGACCTGATCGTCTCCAACGCCACCCTGCAGTGGGTCCCCGGCCACGCCGACCGCTTCGCCGACTGGATCGCAGGACTGCGCCCCGGCGGCACCTTCGCCTTCCAGGTCCCCGACAACATCGACGCCCCGCTGCACGCCCTCATGCGCGAACTGGCCGCCGGCCCCCGCTGGCAGCCCCTCCTCGGCGACGTGCTGCGCGCCACCGACTCGGTGCACACACCCGACGTCTACCTGGACCGCCTCGCCCGCCTCGGCTGCGCGACCGACGTGTGGCAGACGACGTACCTCCACGTCCTCCAGGGACCGGACCCCGTCCTCGACTGGGTCAAGGGCACCGGACTGCGGCCCGCCCTCACCGCGCTCGCCGACGACCCCGAGGCCCGCGACGCCTTCGTCACCGAGTACCGGGACCTGCTGCGCCGCGCCTACCCGAGCGCCCCCTACGGCACCGTCATGCCGTTCCGCCGGCTATTCGCCGTCGCCACCAAGGAGGCGTGA
- a CDS encoding MarR family winged helix-turn-helix transcriptional regulator: MEDEVDRLVAAWRRERPDLDVDPLEVLSRVSRLARHLDRARRLAFAEHQLEPWEFDVLTALRRAGTPYQLSPGQLLTQTLVTSGTMTNRIDRLAKKGLVERLPDPSDRRGVLVRLTGTGQERADQALAGLLDQERAILAELSRAQRAELAALLRQLTAPFDNIPG; encoded by the coding sequence ATGGAGGACGAGGTCGATCGGCTGGTCGCAGCGTGGCGCCGGGAGCGCCCGGACCTCGACGTGGACCCGCTCGAAGTGCTCAGCCGGGTGAGCAGGCTGGCCCGGCACCTGGACCGCGCGCGGCGGCTCGCCTTCGCCGAGCACCAGCTCGAGCCCTGGGAGTTCGACGTGCTGACCGCGCTGCGGCGCGCGGGGACGCCGTACCAGCTCTCCCCCGGACAGCTGCTCACCCAGACGCTGGTCACCTCGGGCACGATGACCAACCGGATCGACCGGCTCGCCAAGAAGGGCCTGGTCGAGCGGCTGCCCGATCCCAGCGACCGGCGGGGCGTGCTGGTCCGGCTGACCGGGACCGGTCAGGAACGCGCGGACCAGGCGCTGGCGGGCCTGCTGGACCAGGAGCGGGCGATCCTCGCCGAGCTGTCCCGCGCCCAGCGCGCCGAACTGGCGGCGCTGCTACGCCAGCTGACCGCCCCGTTCGACAACATCCCCGGTTAG
- a CDS encoding response regulator transcription factor — MVRIRVLVVDDHRIFAESLAAALAAEPDVDVSAAGSGPAALRCLERAVTEGRRYDVLLVDADLGGHLPGARPAVPVQEGNEEGLVDGISLVAGVRSAQPAVRTVVIAEKDDPRRAALALGAGASGWVAKDSSLSRLLTVIRGVLRDETHLPPALLTGVLKELTAARKHRTESERLVESLTPREREVLRCMVAGLGRKAVAERLFLSPHTVRTHMQNVLGKLGVHSTLAAVALARRAGVGPADLTGDVVERGGQLA; from the coding sequence GTGGTTCGCATCCGAGTTCTGGTCGTCGACGACCACCGCATCTTCGCCGAGTCGCTGGCCGCGGCACTGGCCGCCGAGCCCGACGTCGACGTCTCCGCCGCGGGCAGCGGCCCGGCCGCGCTGCGCTGCCTGGAGCGCGCGGTTACCGAGGGCCGCCGCTACGACGTCCTGCTCGTCGACGCCGACCTCGGCGGCCACCTGCCCGGCGCCCGTCCGGCCGTCCCCGTGCAGGAGGGCAACGAGGAGGGCCTGGTGGACGGGATCTCCCTGGTCGCCGGCGTCCGCTCGGCCCAGCCCGCGGTGCGCACGGTGGTCATCGCCGAGAAGGACGACCCCCGTCGCGCGGCCCTCGCGCTGGGGGCCGGCGCCTCCGGCTGGGTCGCCAAGGACAGCTCGCTGTCCCGGCTGCTCACGGTGATCCGGGGGGTGCTGCGCGACGAGACCCATCTGCCGCCCGCCCTGCTCACCGGCGTCCTCAAGGAGCTGACGGCCGCGCGCAAGCACCGCACCGAGAGCGAGCGGCTGGTGGAGTCGCTGACCCCGCGCGAGCGCGAGGTGCTGCGCTGCATGGTCGCGGGCCTGGGCCGCAAGGCCGTCGCCGAACGGCTGTTCCTCTCCCCGCACACCGTGCGCACCCACATGCAGAACGTCCTCGGCAAGCTGGGCGTGCACTCGACCCTGGCCGCCGTGGCGCTCGCGCGCCGGGCGGGCGTGGGCCCGGCCGACCTAACCGGGGATGTTGTCGAACGGGGCGGTCAGCTGGCGTAG
- a CDS encoding GNAT family N-acetyltransferase translates to MVCRMFRIEAEVDKGRRDLLRSRLRDTNTAASPVLAALRGTPGEREVPLHVWALDPAGDLAGGLVGHTWTSWLHVTYLWVDARHRGAGLGTHLLARAERIARTTRGCTASRLETWDFQAPAFYTKQGYDVVGVIPDYPPGITEYTLTKRLA, encoded by the coding sequence ATGGTGTGCCGCATGTTTCGTATTGAGGCGGAAGTCGACAAAGGCCGACGTGATCTGCTCCGCTCGCGGCTGCGGGACACCAACACGGCGGCGTCCCCCGTCCTGGCGGCCCTGCGCGGCACGCCCGGCGAACGCGAAGTCCCCCTCCACGTCTGGGCACTGGACCCCGCGGGCGATCTGGCCGGCGGTCTGGTCGGCCACACCTGGACGAGCTGGCTGCACGTCACCTATCTGTGGGTCGACGCCCGCCACCGCGGCGCGGGCCTGGGCACCCACCTGCTCGCCCGCGCCGAACGCATCGCCCGCACCACCCGCGGCTGCACCGCGTCCCGCCTGGAGACCTGGGACTTCCAGGCCCCGGCCTTCTACACCAAGCAGGGCTACGACGTGGTCGGCGTGATCCCCGACTACCCCCCGGGCATCACGGAGTACACCCTGACGAAGCGGCTGGCCTGA
- the galK gene encoding galactokinase, with protein MGAQQVAQQVRERFAELYGTRPEGVWAAPGRVNLIGEHTDYNDGFVMPFALPHQATAAVSRRTDGVLRLHSADVGDTVVELRLDSLAPGSDPDWTAYPAGVVWALREAGHPVTGADVHLASTVPTGAGLSSSAALEVVIALALDDLFGLGLERWRLARLCQRAENVYVGAPTGIMDQTASACCTGGHALFLDTRDLSQRQIPLDLAAEGLRLLVVDTQVKHAHSGGEYGRRRAGCEKGAALLGVDALRDIPYDGLDAALARLGDEEEVARLVRHVVTEDQRVERVVSLLHAGETRAVGPVLTEGHASLRDDFRISCPELDLVVDTALSHGALGARMTGGGFGGSAIVLAEATDVTTLTKAIEEAFTAASFTPPRTFEAVPSAGARRVV; from the coding sequence GTGGGGGCACAGCAGGTCGCACAGCAGGTCCGGGAGCGCTTCGCCGAGCTGTACGGGACGCGCCCCGAGGGAGTGTGGGCGGCGCCGGGCAGGGTCAACCTGATCGGCGAGCACACCGACTACAACGACGGCTTCGTGATGCCGTTCGCCCTGCCGCACCAGGCCACCGCGGCGGTCTCCCGCCGCACCGACGGCGTGCTGCGCCTGCACTCGGCGGACGTCGGGGACACGGTCGTGGAACTGCGCCTGGACTCCCTCGCCCCGGGCAGCGACCCGGACTGGACGGCCTACCCGGCCGGCGTCGTCTGGGCGCTGCGCGAGGCCGGTCACCCGGTCACCGGCGCCGACGTCCACCTGGCCTCGACGGTCCCGACCGGCGCGGGCCTGTCCTCCTCGGCCGCCCTCGAGGTCGTGATCGCCCTCGCCCTCGACGACCTGTTCGGCCTGGGACTTGAGCGGTGGCGACTGGCCCGCCTGTGCCAGCGCGCCGAGAACGTCTACGTCGGCGCGCCCACCGGCATCATGGACCAGACCGCCTCGGCCTGCTGCACCGGCGGCCACGCCCTCTTCCTCGACACCCGGGACCTGTCCCAGCGGCAGATCCCCCTCGACCTCGCCGCCGAGGGCCTGCGCCTGCTGGTGGTCGACACCCAGGTCAAGCACGCCCACAGCGGCGGCGAGTACGGCAGGCGCCGGGCCGGCTGCGAGAAGGGCGCCGCCCTGCTCGGCGTCGACGCCCTGCGCGACATCCCCTACGACGGCCTCGACGCGGCCCTGGCCCGGCTCGGCGACGAGGAGGAGGTCGCCCGCCTGGTCCGGCACGTCGTCACCGAGGACCAGCGGGTGGAGCGGGTGGTGTCCCTGCTGCACGCCGGCGAGACCCGCGCCGTCGGCCCGGTCCTGACCGAGGGCCACGCCTCCCTGCGCGACGACTTCCGCATCTCCTGCCCCGAGCTCGACCTGGTCGTGGACACCGCCCTGTCCCACGGCGCCCTCGGCGCCCGGATGACCGGCGGCGGCTTCGGCGGCTCCGCGATCGTCCTGGCCGAGGCGACCGACGTGACCACCCTGACCAAGGCGATCGAGGAAGCCTTCACGGCAGCGTCCTTCACCCCTCCGCGCACCTTCGAGGCGGTGCCCTCGGCGGGGGCGCGGCGGGTGGTCTGA
- the galE gene encoding UDP-glucose 4-epimerase GalE, producing MKYLVTGGAGYVGSVVSQHLLEAGHEVTVLDNLSTGFRAGVPAGAAFVEGDIRDAAKWLDASYDGVLHFAASSQVGESVAKPEKYWANNVGGSMALLGAMREAGVRKLVFSSTAATYGEPERVPIVETAPTAPTSPYGATKLAVDHMITGEAAAHGLAAVSLRYFNVAGAYGRCGERHDPESHLIPLVLQVAQGRREAISVYGDDYPTPDGTCVRDYIHVADLAEAHLLALTAARPGEHLICNLGNGSGFSVREVIDTVRKVTGHPIPEVVAPRRGGDPAVLVAAAGTAREKLGWNPSRADLAGIVADAWEFAQSIAKEH from the coding sequence ATGAAGTACCTGGTGACGGGTGGCGCGGGTTACGTCGGCAGTGTCGTGTCCCAGCACCTGCTGGAGGCCGGCCACGAGGTCACCGTCCTCGACAACCTCTCCACCGGCTTCCGCGCGGGCGTCCCGGCCGGCGCCGCCTTCGTCGAGGGCGACATCCGCGACGCCGCCAAGTGGCTCGACGCCTCCTACGACGGCGTGCTGCACTTCGCCGCGTCCTCCCAGGTCGGGGAGTCGGTGGCGAAGCCGGAGAAGTACTGGGCCAACAACGTCGGCGGCAGCATGGCCCTGCTCGGCGCGATGCGCGAGGCGGGCGTGCGCAAGCTGGTCTTCTCCTCCACGGCGGCCACCTACGGCGAGCCCGAGCGGGTCCCCATCGTCGAGACCGCCCCCACCGCCCCGACCAGCCCCTACGGCGCCACCAAGCTCGCCGTCGACCACATGATCACCGGCGAGGCGGCCGCCCACGGCCTGGCCGCGGTGTCCCTGCGCTACTTCAACGTCGCCGGTGCCTACGGCAGGTGCGGCGAGCGCCACGACCCCGAGTCCCACCTCATCCCGCTGGTCCTCCAGGTCGCCCAGGGCCGCCGCGAGGCGATCTCCGTCTACGGCGACGACTACCCGACCCCGGACGGCACCTGCGTCCGCGACTACATCCACGTCGCGGACCTGGCCGAGGCCCATCTGCTGGCCCTGACGGCGGCCCGCCCGGGTGAGCACCTGATCTGCAACCTCGGCAACGGCAGCGGCTTCTCCGTCCGCGAGGTGATCGACACCGTCCGCAAGGTCACCGGCCACCCGATCCCGGAAGTGGTGGCACCGCGCCGCGGCGGCGACCCGGCCGTCCTGGTCGCGGCCGCCGGCACGGCCCGCGAGAAGCTGGGCTGGAACCCGTCCCGCGCGGATCTCGCGGGAATCGTCGCGGACGCGTGGGAGTTCGCGCAGAGCATCGCGAAGGAGCACTAG
- the galT gene encoding galactose-1-phosphate uridylyltransferase, protein MKKTSTRLADGRELIYYDLRDDTVRTAADRRPLDRTVTTSEIRRDVLLGDSVAIASHRQGRTYHPPADECPLCPTRGERLSEIPDSSYDVVVFENRFPSLAGDSGRCEVVCFTSDHDASFADLTEEQARLVLDAWTDRTSELSHLPSVEQVFCFENRGEEIGVTLGHPHGQIYAYPFTTPRTALMLRSTAAHKEATGGENLFDAVLRREAADRRVVLEGEHWVAFVPYAAHWPYEVHLYPRRRVPDLLALDEAARTEFPQVYLELLRRFDRIFAAGDGGRGQGTADEPRTPYIAAWHQAPFGALEEFDGVTRDDFALHLELFTIRRTSGKLKFLAGSESGMNVFINDVPPERAAERLREVASS, encoded by the coding sequence TTGAAGAAGACCTCGACACGGCTGGCCGACGGACGTGAACTGATCTACTACGACCTCCGGGACGACACCGTGCGCACCGCCGCCGACCGTCGCCCGCTGGACCGTACGGTCACCACGTCGGAGATCCGCCGTGACGTCCTGCTCGGCGACTCGGTCGCCATCGCCTCCCACCGGCAGGGCCGCACCTATCACCCGCCGGCCGACGAGTGCCCGCTCTGCCCGACCCGGGGCGAACGCCTGAGCGAGATCCCCGACTCCTCGTACGACGTCGTCGTCTTCGAGAACCGCTTCCCCTCGCTCGCCGGCGACTCCGGCCGCTGCGAGGTCGTCTGCTTCACCTCCGACCACGACGCGTCCTTCGCCGACCTCACCGAGGAACAGGCCCGGCTGGTGCTGGACGCGTGGACGGACCGCACGTCGGAACTGTCTCATCTGCCCTCCGTCGAGCAGGTCTTCTGCTTCGAGAACCGCGGTGAGGAGATCGGGGTGACGCTGGGTCACCCGCACGGCCAGATCTACGCCTACCCCTTCACCACCCCCCGCACCGCGCTGATGCTCCGCTCGACCGCCGCGCACAAGGAGGCCACCGGCGGGGAGAACCTCTTCGACGCCGTCCTGCGCCGGGAGGCGGCCGACCGCCGGGTCGTCCTCGAGGGTGAACACTGGGTGGCCTTCGTGCCCTACGCCGCCCACTGGCCTTACGAGGTGCACCTGTATCCCCGGCGCCGGGTGCCCGACCTGCTCGCCCTCGACGAGGCGGCACGCACAGAGTTCCCCCAGGTCTATCTGGAACTCTTGAGGCGCTTCGACCGGATCTTCGCCGCTGGTGACGGTGGCAGGGGCCAGGGCACGGCGGACGAGCCCCGTACGCCGTACATCGCGGCCTGGCACCAGGCCCCGTTCGGCGCGCTGGAGGAGTTCGACGGGGTCACCCGGGACGACTTCGCCCTGCACCTCGAGCTTTTCACCATCCGACGCACTTCCGGCAAGCTGAAGTTTCTCGCGGGTTCCGAGTCCGGCATGAACGTGTTCATCAACGACGTGCCGCCGGAACGCGCGGCCGAGCGACTGCGAGAGGTAGCGAGTTCATGA
- a CDS encoding sodium:solute symporter family protein: MQTPTHAPTYLAAELRLPTNWLDYTILAIYFVVVLGIGFAARRSVKTSLDFFLSGRSLPAWITGLAFISANLAATEILGMAANSAQYGAYTVHWYWIGAIPAMVFLGLVMMPFYYGSKVRSVPEFLLLRFDRGAHLLSSILFAFAAILIAGVNLYALAIVVEALLGWPQWVAIVVAGAFVLAYITLGGLSSAIYNEVLQFFVILAALIPITILGLRKVGGWGGLTDKLTATHGADFTTAWGGTGIGSTNPLGANWLTIVLGLGFVLSFGYWTTNFAEVQRALSAKNLSAGQRTPLIAAYPKIFIVFLVMIPGLVAAAIIPKFGTAGSGYQYNDAIPFLMQELLPNGVLGIAVTGLLAAFMAGMAANVSSFNTVFTNDIWAKYVVRGREDGYYVRFGRLITAIGVCASVGTAFLASSFSNIMSYLQTLFSFFNVPMFVVFIVGMFWKRASAKSGFWGLLAGTVTAMVNYFVLYKRGIISIPTDQGANFVSAIAGFVAGAVVMFIVSLFTKPKPEQELRGLVYGTRSPGMAEPPAAGDDAWYRKPALLGWGAIVLAAACYIPFSF, from the coding sequence ATGCAAACCCCCACACATGCCCCCACCTACCTGGCGGCGGAGCTACGGCTCCCCACCAACTGGCTGGACTACACGATCCTGGCGATCTACTTCGTCGTCGTGCTCGGCATCGGCTTCGCGGCCCGCCGCTCGGTGAAGACCAGCCTCGACTTCTTCCTCTCCGGACGCTCGCTGCCCGCCTGGATCACCGGCCTCGCCTTCATCTCCGCCAACCTGGCGGCCACCGAGATCCTCGGCATGGCGGCGAACAGCGCCCAGTACGGCGCCTACACCGTGCACTGGTACTGGATCGGCGCCATCCCGGCCATGGTCTTCCTGGGCCTGGTGATGATGCCCTTCTACTACGGCAGCAAGGTCCGCTCGGTCCCCGAGTTCCTGCTGCTGCGCTTCGACCGGGGCGCCCACCTGCTCAGTTCGATCCTGTTCGCCTTCGCGGCCATCCTCATCGCCGGCGTGAACCTCTACGCCCTGGCGATCGTCGTCGAGGCCCTCCTCGGCTGGCCGCAGTGGGTGGCCATCGTCGTCGCCGGCGCCTTCGTGCTGGCGTACATCACGCTGGGCGGCCTGTCCTCGGCGATCTACAACGAGGTGCTGCAGTTCTTCGTGATCCTGGCCGCCCTCATCCCGATCACCATCCTCGGCCTGAGGAAGGTCGGCGGCTGGGGCGGTCTGACCGACAAGCTCACCGCCACCCACGGCGCCGACTTCACCACGGCCTGGGGCGGCACCGGCATCGGCAGCACCAACCCGCTCGGCGCCAACTGGCTGACCATCGTCCTCGGCCTCGGCTTCGTGCTCTCCTTCGGCTACTGGACCACCAACTTCGCCGAGGTGCAGCGCGCCCTGTCCGCCAAGAACCTCTCCGCCGGGCAGCGGACCCCGCTGATCGCCGCCTACCCGAAGATCTTCATCGTCTTCCTGGTGATGATCCCGGGCCTGGTCGCCGCCGCGATCATCCCCAAGTTCGGCACCGCCGGCTCCGGTTACCAGTACAACGACGCCATCCCGTTCCTGATGCAGGAACTGCTGCCCAACGGCGTGCTCGGCATCGCCGTCACCGGTCTGCTGGCGGCCTTCATGGCCGGCATGGCGGCCAACGTGTCGTCCTTCAACACCGTGTTCACCAACGACATCTGGGCCAAGTACGTGGTGCGCGGCCGCGAGGACGGCTACTACGTCCGCTTCGGCCGCCTGATCACCGCGATCGGCGTGTGCGCCTCCGTCGGCACCGCGTTCCTGGCCTCCTCGTTCTCGAACATCATGTCCTACCTGCAGACCCTGTTCTCCTTCTTCAACGTGCCGATGTTCGTGGTGTTCATCGTCGGCATGTTCTGGAAGCGGGCCTCGGCCAAGTCCGGGTTCTGGGGGCTGCTCGCGGGCACCGTGACCGCGATGGTCAACTACTTCGTGCTCTACAAGAGGGGCATCATCTCGATCCCCACCGACCAGGGCGCCAACTTCGTCTCGGCGATCGCGGGCTTCGTCGCCGGCGCCGTCGTGATGTTCATCGTGTCCCTGTTCACCAAACCGAAGCCGGAACAGGAACTGCGGGGCCTGGTGTACGGCACCCGCTCCCCCGGCATGGCGGAGCCGCCCGCCGCGGGCGACGACGCCTGGTACCGCAAGCCCGCCCTGCTCGGCTGGGGCGCGATCGTCCTGGCCGCCGCCTGCTACATCCCGTTCTCGTTCTGA
- a CDS encoding helix-turn-helix transcriptional regulator, whose amino-acid sequence MGVRLMVVDDHRLLAEALASALKLRGHRVLAAAAPAAGAADLVIARAPEVCLLGTAAPAEPGAFDPVVKIKRERPQVAVLVLGPVPSPRGIAAAFAAGASGYVRHDERIEGVERAIMKARAGEAAVAPQLLQGAFGELLNPAAQPDDEGQRLLQMLTPREVEVLVRVAEGEDTRLIAAGMGIAPSTARTHVQRVLMKLGVGSRLEAAALAARTGLLDRAGPPPAGPES is encoded by the coding sequence ATGGGAGTGCGGCTCATGGTCGTCGACGACCATCGCCTGCTCGCGGAGGCGCTGGCGTCGGCGTTGAAGCTGCGCGGGCACCGGGTGCTCGCGGCGGCGGCGCCGGCCGCGGGCGCGGCGGATCTGGTGATCGCGCGGGCGCCGGAGGTGTGCCTGCTGGGCACGGCCGCGCCGGCCGAGCCGGGGGCGTTCGACCCGGTGGTGAAGATCAAGCGGGAGCGGCCGCAGGTGGCGGTACTGGTGCTGGGCCCGGTGCCGTCGCCGCGGGGGATCGCGGCGGCCTTCGCGGCCGGCGCGTCGGGGTACGTGCGGCACGACGAGCGGATCGAGGGGGTCGAGCGGGCCATCATGAAGGCCCGGGCCGGTGAGGCGGCGGTGGCCCCGCAGTTGTTGCAGGGCGCCTTCGGCGAGCTGCTCAACCCGGCGGCCCAGCCCGACGACGAGGGGCAGCGGCTGCTGCAGATGCTCACCCCGCGGGAGGTGGAGGTGCTGGTCAGGGTGGCCGAGGGGGAGGACACCCGGCTGATCGCCGCGGGCATGGGCATCGCTCCCAGCACGGCGCGCACGCACGTCCAGCGGGTCCTGATGAAGCTGGGGGTGGGCTCCCGCCTGGAGGCGGCGGCGCTGGCGGCCCGGACCGGTCTGCTGGACCGCGCCGGACCGCCGCCGGCGGGACCGGAGTCGTAG